The genomic interval GGTGCGGATAATATCGGCATAAGGAGCTTCCAGGAAAAAGTGTGCGTATGTGACTGACAGGTTCATGTATTCAGGTGCGTGATGTGTAGAATGCAGGCACCAGAATAACCGGACTTTATGGCCCAGATAATGATACACAAAATGAGCAAGTTCCCAGACAATGTAGCCGTAAATAAACCAGTACCAGGTAAGTTCAGTTTTAAAGATTGCGTAAGGTTCAAATAAACCTATGCAGAAAGCCACCATGGCAATGGAAATAAACCTGGAAATGAAACGGTTAATAATGTAAGTAAAAAGTGAAATTTTGTATTGGGAAAATGTGTAACGCCGGTAAAACAAACTCCGGATAATCTCTATAACCAGTAACACCGGAATGAATGGCCCCAAAACAGACTGAATTCCTTTTTGGGTTAGCAGTGCTTCATAATTTTCGGTCCTGACAATTTCAATAAGGCCCTCATAACCGAAAAAATCTGTAAATTCTTTTAAAATTGTTTCAAAAAAATCCATGACTTCAACAGGTAAAAGTTTGTATACGAATTGATTAAAAAGACTTTAAAAACCGGGTTCTACTTTTTTCTTATTTTAATGTAGCTGCAAAAAATGGTCTGGGATATTGTATAACGAATTCTCATCTATTTATACTATTTTACACCCCGATTGATTTGTTGGTGGTTTTCCGGTTCCAGATAGCCTGCTTGTAGTTTAAAATCGGCCGAAAGAATATTATTGGAACTTTACCGAATGAAGGATTTCAATGTAAAAATTTCCTTAATTATATCAGTCGGAGGTACTATAGGTGATCAATAATAATAACCATTTAGCGATTTGGAGAAGTTAAAACAATCTGAATGAAATCAACTCCTTCATGGTTTCAATGCTGATAATGTTTGTAAATAGCTCTGTTACTAAATTAACAATTGATCATTAACACTTAACCATTCATTAACCCCTTTTTATGGCGTTAAACTACATTTTTGTTGCCTTTTTTGTAATTGCTTTTGTAATTGCCACACTCAAATTTATCCTAACCGGTGATGTCCAGGCATTTAAGGCGATTACAGAGGGCATGCTCGAAATGGCGAAAATAGCCGTAATGGATATCGCACTGCCTTTGACCGGAGTTATGACATTCTTTTTAGGGATACTGAATGTTGGCGAAAGAGCAGGGATTATCAATGCGCTCGCCCGGTTTATCGGTCCTTTTTTTAACAAATTTTTTCCGGAAGTCCCTGCCGACCATCCTGCTAATGGTCAGATGATCATGAATTTCTCAGCAAATATGCTGGGACTGGATAATGCTGCAACGCCGTTTGGTTTAAAAGCCATGCAGAGTCTGCAGGAACTGAATCCTGATAAGGACACTGCATCCAATGCGCAGATCATGTTTCTGGTCTTACATACTTCCGGCCTTCAGATTATTCCGTTGTCAATTATTGCACAAAGAGCCATTCTGGGTGCAGAAAGTCCTTCCGACATTTTCATTCCCTGTGTTGTCGGGACTTATATTACTACCGTTGCGGCGATGCTCATTACTGCGGCATGGCAAAAAATCAACTTGTTCAACAGGTCGATCATGCTTGGATTGGGAATCGCGACCACTGTTATGGCCTTGCTGTTGTGGTATTTATCTGGCTTGCCTAAAGAGCAGATTGAGAAGATTTCAATTTTTACTGGAAATTCTATTTTATTGTCTGTGATTGCCGGTTTTCTTTTTTGGGGTTTGGTAAAAAAAGTAAATGTTTTTGAGGCCTTTATCGAAGGTGCCAAAGCTGGTTTTACCACAACTGTAACGGTGATTCCCTATCTGGTTGGTTTGCTTGTGGCCATCAGCGCATTCCGTAATTGCGGTGCCATGGATTATCTGATTGATGGATTAAAATTTCTATTCTCTTTTTCGGGCTTTAATACAGATTTTACAGATGCATTACCCGTAGCATTAATGAAGCCTCTGAGTGGAAGCGGAGCAAGGGCGTTAATGATTGATGCCATGAAAGAATTTGGCCCGGATTCATTCGTCGGCCGGCTTGTTTGTATTTTTAATGGATCGGCTGATACCACTTTATATATCGTTGCACTATATTTCGGATCAGTCGGAATTAAAAATACGCGGTATGCCATAGTGGCCGGACTCATTGCCGATCTGATTGGTGTAGTTGCCGGTATCTGGCTCGGATATCTCTTCTTTCATTAATATCATTACCAAAGAAATTACCCTTTTACCTACATATGCAACCGTCCGTATAAAATGGATGGTTGTTTTTTATGGTATCATGTAATATTGATTATCTAACCTACACAAGCAATGATTAAATCGTTACGAAAATCCGTATTTTATACATTCCTGATTGCCGGATTTACCTCGTTTCAAATGGTTTTTGGACAAACCAAAGTACAGCAGCCACCCAATACGTATTCGCTTGAAGATTGTATCCGTCAGGCTCTTGAAACAAACCCGCAGGTGAAGATTTCAGAATTACAGGTGCAGACCAACGCCAATATTTTTCAACAGTCACGCTGGCAACGTTGGCCAAGTTTGAGTTTCAGTGCAGGGCAAGGGTTTAGTTCAGGTCGTAATATTGACCCTTATACCAATAATTATGTTCAGCAGAATGTAACATCCAACAGTTACCAGCTAGGTTCCTCAGTTGTACTTTTTAACGGATTTCAATTACAAAATGCTGTGAGAAGAAACGACGTTAATTTAAAAGCGAGCCAAAAAGATCTGGATGCTGTACGTAATGATCTGATGCTTAATGTTGCATTATCCTATTTGCAGGTAATTACCAACGAAGAGCTGATTGATGTTGCTACTAGCCAGGTAACGGCGTCGTCATTGCAGGTTGAGCGTACAACAAGACTGGTACAGGCAGGTACCCTTGCAGAAAGTAATTTGCTTGACCTGCAGGCACAGCTGGCCAATGATGAACTTACTTTGGTAAATGCCCAGAACAATCTGGAAACGGCCAAACTTAATTTGAAACAATATATGAATATGCCGGGAAGCGAACCGATTGAAGTGGTGAAAATCCCGGTTGCTGACCCGACCTTACAAGCTTACGATGCAACAATCCAGGAAGTTTTTGATACTGCACTGGGTAATCTTCCACAAATGAAGGCTGCTGAACTAAGGGTGGAATATGCCAAAAGATCCGTAGAATTTGCCAAAGGAGCGGGTATGCCATCGTTAACATTAAACGGGGGAATAGGAACAGCTTATTCCAGTGTGGCTCCCAAACAGCGATTTATTGCAGATGGCTCAGGAAGCACAACCGTTGAAGTCCCATCGGCTACAAACTTTGTGAGATATGGCGATTTTACATTACCGGTTATACAGAAAGTAACTACTCCTAACGGTTCCATACAGGACTTTGGATATCTCAACCAGCTAGACGGAAACAGGAACACATCTGTCAATTTGAGTTTACGCATTCCGATTTTCTCCAATTTCCAGGTGAAATACAATGTTGCCAATGCTAAGATTCAGCAGAAAACTACGGAATACCAGGCTCAGCAGGTGCATTTGAATATCCGTAAAAATGTAGAACAGGCTTATATTGATATGAACAACTCTGCGAAACGTTATTCTGCAACTGCTAATCAGGTTCGCGCCTTAACGGAGGCTTTTCGTGTGGCGCAGGTTCGTTTGGATGTCGGTTCTATTAATTCTGTTGAATATAACATTGCCAAAGCAAACCTGGATCGTGCCAATTCGAATTTGATCCAAACCAAATATGACTACGTCTTTCGTACCAAAATCCTGGATTTTTATATGAACCGTCCGTTATCCGACTTCTAAAATGGGTAAGTGACTGAACGTATTTAAGCAGAGAAAAAGAAATTAATTAAGTTATCCTTTACAAACAATAGTATAATTAATAAAAATATGGCACGTAAGTCTTCAACAAAAATATGGTGGATTACCGGAATAGTGCTGGTGGTTTTGATGGTCGGATTATTTGGGGCCAAACAGGCCGGATTAATAGGGAAACCAAAAACTACGGAGGTAGAATATACGAATGTAAAGCGCAATGATATTATAGAACGTGTAAGCGCATCTGGCAAAGTACAGCCGGAAGTAGAGGTAAAACTAAGCCCTGATGTTTCCGGTGAAATTATCAGCCTGAATGTAGCCGAAGGAGACTCTGTTGTAAAAGGCCAGTTGCTTTTAAAAATCCGTCCGGATAATTATGAGTCACTTATGGCACGTGCACAGGCAGCCGTTAATTCAAGCAAAGCCAATTATGAGCAAACAAAAGCCATGGTTTCGCAATCTGAATCCCGTTTGATCCAGGCAAAGGCAAATTTTGAAAGAAATAAAAAACTGTACACCGATAAGGTGATCTCTGCATCTGATTTTGAAACATTTGAGTCTAATTACGGCGTTGCGCAACAGGATCTTGAGTCGGCAAAAGCCAATGTATCTGCTGCTATGTTCAATATAAAAAGTGCAGAAGCAAGTATGAAAGACGCGGCTGAAAATTTAAGGAAAACCAGCATTTTTGCTCCGGTAAGCGGAATTATATCGCTTTTGAATGTAGAAGAAGGTGAACGTGTGGTAGGTACTTCACAAATGGCAGGTACTGAAATGATGCGTATTGCCAACCTGAGAAATATGGAAGTGCGGGTTAACGTAAATGAAAATGATATTGTACGCGTTTCAATTGGTGATACTGCCGAAATTGATGTAGATGCATATAGCTCTTCCGGCCGTAAATTCAAGGGTATTGTAAAAGAAATTGCAAATACAGCTGCTGGTTTGGCAACTTCCACTACTTCAGCTTCCAGCGTTTCTGCTGATGCAGTAACTGAGTTTGAAGTAAAAGTAAAAATCCTGAACGATTCTTTCAGTGACCTGATGGCCACACGTTCCAAAAAATCGTATCCTTTTAAACCCGGTATGACTGCCTCAGTTGAAATCATCACTGAGAGGAAAAATAGTGTGATTTCTGTTCCGATTGCTGCCGTAACTACGCGAAGTAACAAAGCAGCCGAAGATGCTAAAAAAGAACCCAATTCAAATGATGCAGATATAGATGCAAACAAGGCAAAAGCGAAGAAGGAAGAAGTTATAAAAGAAGTGGTTTTTGTAGATGTAAAAGGAAAGGCTGAAATGAAAGAAGTGAAAACCGGTATCAGCGATTTTGATAATATTGAAATACTTTCGGGCCTAAAGGAAGGCGATCAGATTATTTCGGGACCATATATTGTAGTCTCAAAAAACCTCAATAATGGCGATCTGGTGGAGAAAAAGAAACCGGAAGTGAAAAAAGATGAGAAAAAATCAAATGAAAATTAGAAATAGTACGTTGTAATTATGTAATAAGTTCGATTTAGTTTAGGTTAAAAAAAGAAAATCCTTGCGGCCTTGCTGCAGGGATTTTTTATTTGGGTTAGTGAAAGAGATAAGCAAATAGTTACAGAATTGTTTAGTTAAAACAGAAAGTTGGTTTTTTGCCAACCTTTTTTTAGATTTGCTCTGTTATACCAATAACATGTTATGAAAATCATCATATAATAAAACACATTATGTTAAAGTTTAAAATGATTATTTCATCACATGATTATAATTCAATCCCGCAAATTGGACAAGTTCGTACTAAAACATGCAGATTCTGGTAAGAGTTTAAGAGTCTGGATAACCGTTGTTGAACGTGCAAAGTGGATAAAGAGCTTTGATGTACTTCAGGATTTTCCTAAAGCAAAGATTATTAAAGGTGATAGGGCCAGATTTAAAATTACTGGTAATAAATATCGTCTCATTATTGAAATCGGTTATATAGATGAAATAATGGAGGTCAGGTTTATTGGAACTCATTCTGAGTATGATATGATTGATGCTGAAATTATTTAACGACATATTTAAATAAACAAAATGGCAGAATTACAATGGTTTTTGTTAGAAACCGAGCAGGAATATGAAAAAGCTCTTGCCCGGTATGAAGAAGTAAAATATGCATCAAAGGAATCCGATGAACATAAAGAAAAATTACTTTTAGTATATCTTATTTCGGAATTTGAAAAAGAAAACCGGGAGTTGCCTGAGGTCGATCCGATTGAATTAATCAAGATCAGAATGGCGGATTTTGGTTATAAATCTGCTGATCTGGCTCATGAGTACGGGGATAAAGGAACCATCAGTAAAGTGCTGAACTACAAGCAGGCACTTTCACTTACTATGATACGTAAATTCAGCAAATTGCTTCATATACCTGCTGATGCTTTAATTAAAGAGTACGATTTAGTGGTTTAATATTAATTACCATCCATGAGTTTTTTAAATAATACAAAAATAGCGGTTATAGGAGGAGGAAGCTGGGCGACGGCTTTAATAAAAATACTGTGCGAACAATCGAATGTGCAAATTCGCTGGTGGCTTCGTAACCAGGACGATATCAACCATATCCGTAAGTTTCATCACAATCCGAGCTATTTGAGTGATGTTAATTTGTCTCCAAAAAAGATAAAGGTTTTTGAAAAAACTATAGACGCGTTAAAAGGAGCTGACTACGTGATTCTGGCCGTTCCGGCTGCATTTGTTCAGGAATCTTTACGCGATCTTTCTGAAAAACATTTTAAAGGAAAACGTGTTGTCTCCGCCATTAAAGGTATGATTCCAAATGAGAACATGCTGATTACTGATTGGATTGCGCAGGAATTTAAAATCGACTTACACGATACTTGCGTCATAGCCGGTCCTTGTCACGCGGAAGAAGTCGCATTGGAAAAGCAGTCGTATCTCACAATTGCATCAACAGAATGCCCAACAGCGGAAGATTTTGCCAAACTGATGACATGCCGTTATGTGACTGCCAACGCCTTGGACGATTTGTATGGTGTAGAATATGCAGCTGTGATGAAAAACATTGTAGCACTTGCCTGTGGAATTACGCACGGTTTGGGTTATGGTGATAATTTTCAGGCGGTTCTGGTTTCAAATGCCATGCAGGAAATCGGCAGATTTGTTTCCGCATTGGATTCCAGGGAGCGTGAACTTAGCTCGTCTGCGTATCTTGGTGACTTGCTTGTTACTTCCTATTCTCAGTTTAGCCGCAACCGTCTTTTTGGTAATATGATCGGAAGAGGATACAGCGTTAAAGCGGCACAGTTGGAAATGAAAATGATTGCGGAAGGTTATTATGCAGCCAAAAGTATCATGGAAATAAATAAAACTTATCATGTAGACATTCCTATTACCAACGCAGTATATCAGATACTTTATGAGGATCATGCCCCGGCACACATTATGGACGAATTGAAAAAGCTTTTGAAATAATTAACTGTTTTTGTAAAAACATACTTCCTAAATCTTCTAAATTATTTTTATGCAAAAATTTAAAAACTTGTCAAACCAGTTTCTGGTTGCTGCAATTGTTACCGTGACGGCACTTACTTCATGTACAACTGACAAAAAAGAATCTTCTGACAACACATCAGATACACTCAAAGTAGAAAAGGATTTTGTTTTCGGCGATAAACGCCCGTTTGCCGAATGCCACGCTTCTACACTGGTACGGTTGGCCGACGGACAATTTTTGATTGCATGGTTTGGCGGAACAGAAGAGAAAAATCCGGATGTTGGAATTTGGTTGTCGAAAGGAAAACCGGGAGAATGGAGTGAACCAAAAGAAGTGGCGAAAATAAGAGAAGATGCACACTGGAATCCGGTTTTACAGCGAGCAGCGGATGGCAAAATTTATTTATATTTCAAAGTAGGAAAGGAAATTGCACAATGGGAAACCTGGGTAAAAACTTCCGATGATAACGGTGAAAACTGGTCGGAGGCATACGAATTGGTAAAAGGTGATAAAGGTGGCAGAGGCCCGGTAAAAAATAAACTGATTGAGCTTTCTAACGGAACTTTGCTTGCAGGTGCATCCAACGAGGTAAACCGTTGGGAAGTTTTTGTAGACAGGAGTGAAGATAAAGGGAAAACCTGGAAAGCAAGCCCATATTTTAAAATTGATACAACTGAAATTACAGGCAGAGGTGCAATTCAGCCAACACTATGGGAATCAGAGCCGGGAAAGATTCATATGCTCATCAGGACAACTGGTGGCGTAATTGGACGCAGTGACTCTGATGACTATGGTAAAACCTGGTCAACAATTAAAAAAACAGATCTTCCAAATCCAAATAGCGGAATTGATCTCGCCAAACTGGCGGACGGAACATTGGCACTTGTCTACAATCCGGATTCTAAGAACTGGGGTTCCCGTTTTCCGCTTTCCGTTGCATTATCGCATGATAACGGCAAAACCTGGCCTGAAAAATTTGATCTGGATAAAGGGAAAAAAGGAGATGAATTCTCCTATCCAGCCATCATCAGCTGGGACGATTCAGTAGCTATAACCTATACCTGGAACCGTCAGAAAATTGCTTTTTGGAAAGGGAGTAAGGAAGATGTTATAAAGCTTGCTAAGGAATAGAATATGGGTTTCATACAAACCCATATTCTATTCCATGTAAAAAACCTCTTTCAAAGCAACACTAACCGGTGAATTATCCGGATTGGTTTCCATGACATCTGCCATATAAGCCCACCATTTCTGAACAATTTCTGTGGTACCCAGATCCTGTGATGATCCGTTCCCATCCTGTTTCTGAACGGCAAAAAGTATATTGGTTTCTTCATCCAGGAAAATTGAGTAATCGCTGATACCACTTTCTTTCAAGAGCTTTTTCAGTTCCGGCCAGAGTTCATCATGCCGCTTTTTATATTCTTCGGCCTGCCCAGGATTAAGTTTCATTTTGAAGGCAACAGTTTGCATGATCGGTTTGAGATGGATTTACCAGATGATTTTAACTTGGTTTTTATAGTAATGGAATTTTTCATCCACAGTTATAATATCTAATTCTTCGGTCAAAGCAGTAGCAATAAGTAACCGATCGAACGAATCTTTGTGATCCGAAATTATTGGAATTCGATGATAGTTTGAAATGTGGGAATGATTGATTGGTAAAAGTACAATGCTCATTTCTTCCAATTCCTGAACAATGTCCGGATTGGATTTAGAATTTACCATTTTACCTAATGAAGTCTTACAATTATGTAAATTTCTCAAAACCCCATCAAATCCAAGTCAAAAGTCTCCTTCATCTCCACCCTTTTTCCCATCTTTTTCTGAATAATTTTGAAGTGATGTACATCTTCGGGAGTGATCAGAGAAATCGCTTCGCCTGTTGCTTCGGCTCGGCCGGTCCTGCCTATCCGGTGAACGTAATCTTTTGGAGAACGTGGTAATTCAAAATTGATCACGTATGGTAAAAATTGAATATCAATTCCTCTGGATACCAGATCTGTCGCGACAAGTACTGTTAATTTACCAGATTTGAACTTATTTAAAGCTTCCGTCCTTGCTCCCTGACTTTTACCACTATGCATAGCTGCCGCCTGAATACCATTTTTGCTCAGCTTTTCTACAAGATTATCTGCTGTTCTGGTTGCCGAAACAAATACCAGAACCTGCTTCATTTCGCCTGTTTTGATCAGATATCTTAATAATGGCCCTTTTCTTTCCGGATCAACGAAATAGCCGGTTTGCTTGATCAGGTCAAGATTGCTCTCTTCTTCCTCAATTTCTATTTTAACCGGATTGCGCAGAATGCTTTTGTGTATTGCCTCTACTTCGTCTCCCAATGTGGCAGAAAACAGAATGCTTTGCCGTTTTTTAGGTAAAAGAAAAAAGATGTCCTTCATCTCATCTGCAAAACCCATATTCAGCATTTTATCCGCTTCATCCAAAACAAGTATTTCTGTTTCAGAGATGCTTAATGCTTTATGTGATAACAAATCAAGCAATCTTCCCGGCGTTGCTACCAGTATTTCTACATTCTGTAAACCAATCATTTGGGGATTGATAGACACACCGCCATATACGGCCAGAGTTTTTACTTTTCTTGGTAATTTTTCACCAAATGTCTGAAACACTACTGCTATCTGAACGGCAAGTTCGCGTGTCGGAACCAAAACCAGTACTCGTATGGATCTGTTTCTTGGTGCTCCTTTGTCCTGAAACCATTCTAAAATCGGCAATACAAAACTGGCTGTTTTTCCTGAACCCGTTTTGGCAATTCCCAAAATATCATTACCCTTCAGAATAGACGGGATGGCTTCCTGCTGAATCGGGTAGGGTTGAGTATAATTTTGTTCTGCTATGGTTTTTAATAAAGGTTCAGAGAGACCCAGGGATTTGAAAGGCATAAGTATTACAGATATTTCGCAAATATATTTTTGACAAAGATACCATTAAAAACATGACCGTTAACAGAAGAGAATTTTTGCAAAAGGCAGGTATGGGTGCCCTGCAGCTTGGGTTGGTTAGCTATTTGTCCAGTTCGTCGTGGGCTGATGTATTAAAAGTCAGTCAATTACCCAGAAGTCTGCCGGAAGCGCAGGGTGTTGCATCGGCTGGTATTCTTGATTTTGTGAACGCAGTCGAAGCAGGCAAACTCAATTTGCACAGTTTAATGGTTTTAAGACATGGAAAAGTACTGGCCGAAGGCTGGTGGGCTCCATATGCCCCGAATCTTAAACACACTCTTTATTCCCTGAGCAAAAGTTTTACTTCCAGTGCAATCGGGTTGGCAGTTGGAGAAGGGAAGTTAACGGTAAATGATAAAGTGGTATCTTTTTTTCCAAAGGAAGTTCCTGAAAAAATCAGTGAAAATCTGGCAAATATGCGTGTAAAGGATCTTTTAAGCATGGCTACCGGCCATGATAAAGATACGACACCTGCGGTTCGTGAAAATAAAGATAATAACTGGGTGAAATCATTTCTTGCACAACCTGTTGAGCACGAGCCCGGGACATTTTTCGTGTATAACAGCGGTGCCACTTACATGCTTTCTGCTATTATCCAGAAACTGACCGGAAAAACTTTGCTTGAATATCTTACGCCACGTTTATTTAACCCGCTGAACATTGAAGGAGCCGACTGGGAAGTTGATCCGAACGGAATAAATACCGGAGGCTGGGGATTGCGTGTGAAAACAGAAGATATTGCCAAATTTGGTCAGATGTATTTGCAGAAAGGCATGTGGAATGGCAAAAGGATATTATCGGAAGCATGGGTCGCTGAGGCAACCAGTAAGCATATACAGTCAAAAGGTGGTTCGAAAAAACAAGAGGAAAATGATTGGCAGCAAGGATACGGTTATCAGTTCTGGCGTTGCCGGCATGATGCATATCGTGGTGATGGCGCGTACGGGCAATATTGTATTGTAATGCCAAAAGAAGACATGGTAATTGCTATTACAAGTGAAACCGGCGATATGGGGGCAATTCTGGATCAGGTCTGGAACCATATTTTACCTGCAGTTAAAAGTGCTGAAATAACAGCCAATAAGCCGGGACAAACAGAATTAAAGCAAAAACTTACTTCACTTTCCATACCTCTTGTTAATGGAAAAAATACGTCTGAAATTTCCTCCAAAGTAAGCAATAAGGGATTCAATATTACCGAAAACGCATTGAAGGTAACTCGTGTATCGTTGTCTTTTAGTGCTGATTCCTGCATATTTACCTTAACAGACGACAAAGGCGCACACCAGGTGGAATGTGGTATTGGTAAATGGAAAGAAGGCCTGACTGATATTTCAACCATGCCGCTTAAATTGGTTTTAACACCTGTACCGGGAGAAAATAAATCGAAAATTGCAGCGAGTGGGATCTGGACGAGTGAAAATACCTTTGAAATGGTATGGCGGTTTATTGAAACGGCACATTATGAAACAGTAACGTGTAAATTTGAAAAAGATGATGTCCAGGTTGAGTTTAAGAGAAGTCTCGCAATTTTGGGTAATACCAAGGATTCAAGGCCGGTTTTAAACGGAAAGCTGGTTGCGTAAAAATGAAACTAAATCTTTGTACCGGTTGAATTAAAAGGATTAAACCGTACTTTACGATAATATTAAAACATATCAAACCACCTTTTCCTAATTTTATGAAAAAGACACTTTGCCTTTTTTTGATGCTTACAATTATTGCATTGGGTGCTCAGGCACAAAAATTCCGGGGGCTGGACAAAAGCCCACGCGACGTATCATACTTCCCTGATAACTTTGCCCATGATCGCAAAGAAGGTGAAAAACCACTTGTAAAAGTAACTTACAGCCGTCCCTATTTGAAAGGCAGGGAGATTTTTGGCAAACTGGAACCTTTTGGAAAAGTATGGAGAGTAGGTGCTGATGAATCTACTGAAATTAAGTTTTATCAGGATGCAACCTTTGGAGGTAAAAAGATAAAGGCTGGTACCTACTCGTTGTTTGCAATCCCGGCAGAAAAGGAATGGACCATCATTATTAGTTCTGATCTGGATTACTGGGGTGCCTATAAATACAAGGAAGCCAATGACGTTTTGCGTGTTACAGTTCCTGTATCTCCAAAAGCTGCAACGCCTATTGAAAATTTTTCAATCGTGCTGACAGGCGAAAAAACAGACAAAGCAGTATTGGCTCTTGGATGGGATACCACTGTTGTTGAGGTTCCTGTTAGTTTTTAGGTTAAGAATGAATCTTCATTTTTAACCCTTAATTCTCAGTTGGCATTATTATTTTATAAGTGAGGTATTTGGACGTTATTGTTCAGATACCTCACTTTTTTAATGCAAACATAGGATTGAAGTTATGAAAAAGATTCATCTTGTATTTACCTGTTTAATAGCAGGAACCATATTAATTAGTTGTGATAGCAAGGAAAAAAAGGAAGCTGCATCCAGCGGCCCGGACTCAGTTGCGA from Dyadobacter sp. NIV53 carries:
- a CDS encoding PIN domain-containing protein, encoding MVNSKSNPDIVQELEEMSIVLLPINHSHISNYHRIPIISDHKDSFDRLLIATALTEELDIITVDEKFHYYKNQVKIIW
- a CDS encoding DEAD/DEAH box helicase, which codes for MPFKSLGLSEPLLKTIAEQNYTQPYPIQQEAIPSILKGNDILGIAKTGSGKTASFVLPILEWFQDKGAPRNRSIRVLVLVPTRELAVQIAVVFQTFGEKLPRKVKTLAVYGGVSINPQMIGLQNVEILVATPGRLLDLLSHKALSISETEILVLDEADKMLNMGFADEMKDIFFLLPKKRQSILFSATLGDEVEAIHKSILRNPVKIEIEEEESNLDLIKQTGYFVDPERKGPLLRYLIKTGEMKQVLVFVSATRTADNLVEKLSKNGIQAAAMHSGKSQGARTEALNKFKSGKLTVLVATDLVSRGIDIQFLPYVINFELPRSPKDYVHRIGRTGRAEATGEAISLITPEDVHHFKIIQKKMGKRVEMKETFDLDLMGF
- a CDS encoding serine hydrolase; the protein is MTVNRREFLQKAGMGALQLGLVSYLSSSSWADVLKVSQLPRSLPEAQGVASAGILDFVNAVEAGKLNLHSLMVLRHGKVLAEGWWAPYAPNLKHTLYSLSKSFTSSAIGLAVGEGKLTVNDKVVSFFPKEVPEKISENLANMRVKDLLSMATGHDKDTTPAVRENKDNNWVKSFLAQPVEHEPGTFFVYNSGATYMLSAIIQKLTGKTLLEYLTPRLFNPLNIEGADWEVDPNGINTGGWGLRVKTEDIAKFGQMYLQKGMWNGKRILSEAWVAEATSKHIQSKGGSKKQEENDWQQGYGYQFWRCRHDAYRGDGAYGQYCIVMPKEDMVIAITSETGDMGAILDQVWNHILPAVKSAEITANKPGQTELKQKLTSLSIPLVNGKNTSEISSKVSNKGFNITENALKVTRVSLSFSADSCIFTLTDDKGAHQVECGIGKWKEGLTDISTMPLKLVLTPVPGENKSKIAASGIWTSENTFEMVWRFIETAHYETVTCKFEKDDVQVEFKRSLAILGNTKDSRPVLNGKLVA
- a CDS encoding DUF2911 domain-containing protein, with protein sequence MKKTLCLFLMLTIIALGAQAQKFRGLDKSPRDVSYFPDNFAHDRKEGEKPLVKVTYSRPYLKGREIFGKLEPFGKVWRVGADESTEIKFYQDATFGGKKIKAGTYSLFAIPAEKEWTIIISSDLDYWGAYKYKEANDVLRVTVPVSPKAATPIENFSIVLTGEKTDKAVLALGWDTTVVEVPVSF